In one window of Paraflavitalea soli DNA:
- a CDS encoding LolA family protein, translating into MHTFIKALSILSICLLSALYCTSQEADALIKKVKDKLATVKDYQADGIMKTDVSFMKIPESKVVIYYKNPDKFKIKKQDGIAIVPKGGANVNLGGLFANDNYTAVPAGNGKVAGTDTRIVKLLPLDEKSDIVVATLYIDEKQSLVRKAIMTTRSNGTYEMEMSYGQFANWGLPDKVVFSFNTKDYKLPKGLAFDYDTGEKPAAAAAPGKDQKGKLEITYTNYTVNKGIADSFFK; encoded by the coding sequence ATGCACACTTTTATTAAAGCATTGTCCATCCTCAGTATTTGCCTCCTTTCCGCACTGTATTGTACAAGCCAGGAAGCGGATGCACTGATCAAAAAAGTAAAAGACAAACTGGCCACGGTGAAAGATTACCAGGCCGACGGGATCATGAAAACCGATGTGTCTTTTATGAAGATCCCGGAATCCAAAGTGGTGATCTATTACAAGAACCCCGATAAATTCAAGATCAAAAAGCAGGATGGCATTGCCATTGTACCCAAGGGGGGCGCCAATGTAAACCTGGGTGGTCTATTTGCCAACGATAATTATACTGCTGTGCCGGCCGGCAATGGCAAAGTAGCAGGTACCGATACACGTATTGTAAAACTATTGCCGCTCGATGAAAAGAGTGATATCGTAGTGGCCACGCTGTACATCGATGAGAAGCAATCACTGGTGCGCAAAGCCATTATGACCACCAGGAGCAATGGCACCTATGAAATGGAAATGAGTTATGGGCAGTTTGCCAACTGGGGATTGCCCGACAAAGTAGTATTCAGCTTCAATACCAAAGATTATAAACTACCCAAAGGACTGGCATTCGATTATGATACCGGCGAAAAACCAGCAGCAGCTGCTGCCCCCGGGAAAGACCAGAAGGGGAAATTAGAAATTACCTACACCAACTATACGGTTAATAAAGGCATTGCGGATAGCTTCTTTAAGTAG
- a CDS encoding hydroxypyruvate isomerase family protein, translating to MKRRQFMRNSLFTGASLATSAVALGMSDEKGDTLTNAEKTFNLDYAFHDGMFKNSGGADFIDQIKFAHSMGFRSIEDNGMMGRPVEMQKKIGDTLASLGMRMGVFVITSDNWHWKTSLASGKQEWIDRMIKDCKEAVEVAKRCGAKWMTVVPGNYERSLSFEYQTANVISALRKASAILEPHGLVMVLEALSDNPDLFLRHSDQTYMICQAVGSPSCKFLFDMYHMQRNEGDIINNLNRSWDEIGYIQIGDNPGRKEPTTGEMNYKNIFKHIHGKGYKGILGMEHGNSKPGKEGEVALIKAYRDSDSFL from the coding sequence TTCACCGGCGCCTCCCTGGCCACCTCTGCTGTAGCACTTGGTATGTCGGATGAAAAGGGAGATACCCTAACGAATGCTGAAAAAACATTTAACCTTGATTATGCCTTTCATGATGGCATGTTTAAGAACAGCGGGGGTGCTGACTTTATTGATCAGATAAAATTTGCCCATAGCATGGGCTTCCGGTCTATCGAAGACAATGGCATGATGGGCCGGCCTGTAGAGATGCAAAAGAAGATCGGCGATACCCTGGCATCACTCGGCATGCGCATGGGTGTTTTTGTTATTACCTCCGATAACTGGCATTGGAAAACCTCACTCGCTTCGGGCAAGCAGGAATGGATCGATAGAATGATCAAAGATTGTAAGGAAGCCGTGGAAGTAGCCAAACGCTGTGGCGCCAAATGGATGACGGTAGTACCGGGCAATTATGAAAGAAGCCTTTCCTTCGAATACCAGACTGCCAATGTGATCAGCGCCTTGCGCAAGGCCAGCGCCATCCTCGAGCCCCATGGCCTGGTAATGGTACTGGAAGCCCTGAGCGATAACCCCGACCTGTTCCTGCGCCATTCCGATCAAACCTATATGATCTGTCAGGCCGTGGGCAGCCCCAGTTGTAAGTTCCTCTTCGATATGTACCATATGCAGCGCAATGAAGGGGATATTATTAACAACCTCAACAGGTCCTGGGATGAGATCGGGTATATACAGATCGGTGACAACCCCGGCCGTAAAGAGCCTACTACGGGAGAAATGAACTACAAGAACATCTTCAAGCATATTCATGGCAAGGGCTACAAAGGCATCCTGGGCATGGAGCACGGCAATTCGAAGCCGGGCAAAGAGGGAGAAGTGGCCCTGATCAAGGCGTACCGGGATTCTGATAGTTTCCTGTAG